AGGCTCCAGGTATGGCTGAGTTCGTTGCTCCAAAATTTGTTGGGTATAAAATTAAAACAATAAAAAACCGAACAGGCCAATGCTACCCATTGAGGCACTATCAAGCCTTGATGCATAAACAAGGCCACTACGAGGTAAAATAAAATCAAAGGAGGCAACAGGCGCAATGCCCTCCTGATTAAAAATCGCTTTATGGATACATCGCCACACTTTTCTTTTTCTTTAAGTAGAATAGTAGTAATTAAAAAACCACTCAAGCAAAAGAAACCATACAAGGCAGTGTGTCCGCTAATGGTAAGCCAAATGCGGTGTGTGAAGGCTCCACCATAAAGAAAATCAAACACTCCTAAATGCGTCATTAACACCGGAGGTACAAATGCACCACGTAGCCCATCATAGCTTTTTATATAATAACCGGAGGTTTTCACTTTCATTAAATCATGGGCAAAGTAAGTTTTGTTTGCAAAACTATTTCAAGCGTCTAAACTTTTTATTAAATCGAATTGGTCGCAACTTTCTGGCTGGCTAAACTTATTTTTAATAATACTATGGTAAGTTTTTTTTCCTGTGCAGGTATTTTGATAATACAGTGTGAGCGAAAATTTTAGACTAAATTTCAATTCAAAGGTTGGGGCATGTTCGGATATCGCTTGTTATGAATGGTGCCCACCATTTGTATTAATCGTTCGCGCAGTTCGTCCAGGTTGTTTTTTTGTTGCGCACTAATAAATACACATGGCGCATTTACCTTGGCAATCCAAGTACGTTTCAATTCCTCAAGCGAAATATTTTCTCTTGTCATTGGAGTAAGGTCGTCTTCTTCCTTAGGGGAAAACCGATATGCATCAATTTTATTAAAAACAAGAAGGGTAGGCTTATCGGCAGCATTCAGTTCTACCAGTGTTTGGTTTACTACATTTATTTGTTCTTCGAATCCGGTATGCGAAATATCTACCACATGGATGAGGATATCCGCTTCGCGCACTTCATCTAAGGTAGATTTAAACGACTCTACCAGGTCGTGCGGCAACTTGCGTATAAACCCAACTGTATCACTCAATAGAAAAGGAATGGTGGACAACACCACTTTGCGCACTGTTGTATCTAATGTTGCAAATAATTTGTTTTCGGCAAACACATCACTCTTGCTCAACAGATTCATCAGGGTAGATTTGCCAACATTGGTATAACCTATTAATGCTGCGCACCACATTGCCGCGTGATTTTCGTTGGGTGTTATTTACCTTATCAATATCAGCAAGCTTTACTTTTAATATGCTTAGCTTGTTTCGGATTGCGCGCCTGTCGGTTTCTATTTCTGTTTCTCCGGGGCCACGCATACCAATACCACCACGTTGCTTTTCAAGGTGTGTCCACATGCGTGTAAGTCGTGGTAATAAATATTGGTACTGCGCTAGCTCCACTTGTATTTTTGCTTGCGCGGTACGCGCACGCTTGGCAAATATGTCAAGTATCAATCCAGTACGATCAAGTACTTTGCACTTAATGCTGCCTTCAATGTTGCGCAGTTGAGCAGGGCTCAACTCATCATCAAAAATGGCCAGGTCTATATTTTCGGCCACAATAAATGCTGCCACATCTGCCAACTTGCCTGAGCCAACATAGGTTCGCTGGTCTGGATAGTCTAATTTTTGGGTAAAGCGTTTGACTACTTTTGCTCCTGCTGTTTCGGCAAGAAACGCTAGTTCGTCCAGGTATTCTGTAATAAGTTCATCGGCATTGCTCTTGAGCGAAACTCCTATCAGTATGGCGCGTTCGTCTGTAGCTAAGCGCTGTATGTGTTTTGGCAACTTGGTGTTTTATTATTTATTTAAAGTCTCTACGTAGCTAACCACCGCTTCTATCTGCTCAGCACTCAGCATTTTATCATAAGCTTGCATGGCATTTTTGCCATGCGTTACAATTTCAACTTTCTCTGCATGGGTGCGTGCGCTTGCAGTTAAATCCTTAGCACCACTCAACCCAAGTTTGCCATCGCTACCATGACAGTTTACACATTGATTAGCAAATATTATTTCTCCCGCTTTAAGGTCTGTACCAGCAGGCAAATCGGGCTTGGCACTACTAAACATGAGGTTCTTGCTCTCGCTGACACCGTAAGCATATACAATGAATATAAGTGAAAGTAATGCCAGATTTTTATTCTGTTTTTTAAAGGCCATAATGGCAAGAGGAATGCTGGTGGCTACAGCAATTAATTTTACCCATAACCATGCACCTTTATTGCCGGTATATATTAATAAGTAAATGCCCGTGGCCAAGAACAAGGTGCTTATAATCATTTCGGTAATGCGTGTTGCTTTGGTAACACGGGTAAGCAGCTCAGTTTTACCAAAAATAAGCAAAGCAGTTTTTATCAGATAAAGAACTAAGAATAAGATCACACTCAACTTGTGTGTATGTAGCATTCCAGTATACATCGTTTTGTTTTTTTTTGAGGAAACAAATAACAACAAAGTGCATGAATGATGCAAAGAAAATTTAGAACCTGTTTGCGATTTATGTTTTGTATTTATGCTGAGTGGATTTTTTTTTGAAAGTAAAGGGTGTTGTACAGGCCCAAATGCACCCCAAACCCATTAAGGGGCTTAAATTCAGGGATTATGTAAAATTTGTTTTATATGAGTAAGAAATATTTTTAAAATCTGCATTTATCAGCAAAGCCAATTCAATTTGAAATTTTCGATTGAAGTAGATCACAAAGTACATCAAAATGTAACTCAGAAGGAATACGATATTGAGCGCACCAAATTATTGAATGAAAAAGGTATTTATGAAATTCGCTTTACCAATGAAATTATCCTAAACCAAATCACCGATGCATAGAATGAAATCGAAAACACAATCAATCAACTGAAACAAAAAATTAAATAAAGCAAATCAGCCATCCGAGTAAAGGCAAGCCCCTTAAGGGGTTTGGGGTGTATTGGGATTAAAATGCGCTGAATAATTTGCATTTAGAGATGGTAAGGCTGAGTAAGAAGTTAGACTAATAGTAAAATGAACTATCGTTTAATATAGATATTCAACAACCAGTCCTAATAGTATACTTCTTAAAGCGGGCTTTGAAACAAGTTCAAAAGCAAGCCACAAGACTCTTTTATAATTTTACTATTCGTCTAACTATTCTATTTTCTTTTGAATATAGCAGCAGGTTATAAACACCGGGGCTGAGTTTTTCAATGTTAAGCTGAACTTCGTTTGTAAGCAGTGGTTGCTGTAAGCAAATCCTGCCATGTGTATCGGAAAGTATTAGTTGCGTACCATCACTAGCAGAAGTTGTGCGTATTGTTACCATGCCTGTATTAGTTGGATTGGGAAATACCAGAATATCCATCGCATCCTTCTCTGGTATAGATAAGCAGTTGTCAACACCTATGGTGCCAATGGCTGCATCTGCGCAGCCATTGCTTGCTGTATAGATATAAGTTACAGCGTGTATTCCGACACCGGCAGCAAGTGGGTCAAAAAATCCATTGTTTACAGCTGTTCCGCTGTAAGTTCCACCTGACGGGCTTCCTCCGGTTAAGTTGATGGCACCATTGTATAAGCAAATGGTTGGCTGCGTGGCAAGGGTCACTATCGGATTTGTATTTACTATTAGCGAAGCGCTATCACTAAACGCACAGCCTCCAATGAGGCAGCGTATACGGGCACCGTTATAACTTGTATTTACATTTCCAAGCTGCAAGGTATCATTGGTGACACCACTTACATTTCCACTATCAACAAGTGGGCTCCAGCCGTTTCCTGAATTTATATACCATAAGTAAGTGGTGGCAGCAGCGGCTTGCGCAACGAATTGAGCGTTAGCGTTCTCACATATACTTAGATTGACAGGCTGTAAAGTAATTGAAGGAGCCGCATTATAGTTCAGGATCACTTCCTGGGTATAGGTAACAGTGAAATTACATGAGTTATATATTCCACAGCGAAACTTAAAGCCATTCATTGATGCCGAAACATTAGTGAGCTGTAGTAGATTTGTTGAGGAGCCGTTATAAACCGAGTTGCTTGTTGCGAACTGAAACCCTGAGCCATTAAGGCTGTCAACTTCCCATTCATAAATAATACCCGAAGCAATTGCCTTTACCTGAAATACCACCATGCCGGTACCGCAAGAGTAAGCATCTTGTGGTTGCGCATTTATTACTGTGTTCGAATTTACATATAAGGTTGCCTCGTTGGAGTAGGAGCACTCACCAAGTTTGCAACGGTATTTATACCCGTTCAACGCTACTGCTGCCGATTGTATATATAATTGGCTTGTTTTGGTGCCTATATACGTTGAGCTATTACTTAAGTCAGTATAGGTGCCGCTACCCATATCCACCTGCCATTGATAAGATGATATGTTGTTGCCTGCAACCGTAAAAGCAGCATTATAGAATTCACATATCGCACTATCTGTGGGTTGTTGGATAATGGAGGCATAAACATTACTTACGTTAAGTGTAACGGCAGTGCTGGTATCAACCGAATTGCATTCGCCCGAAACAATACAACGGTATTTATTACCATCCATCCATGCCTGAGGATTGGTAAGGTACATCAGGGGCTGATTTACCGAAACATGATAACTGTTTGCTTGTAAATTAAAATAGCCGGTTCCAGTATCAGCCTGCCAGGTATATTGCAGGTTGCTGCCGGTAGCATAACAGTAAACAGCAGTATTTTGATTTTCACAAGTTTTTTGATTGGCTGGTTGCAATTGTATTTTTGCTTTAGCGTATATGGTAACCGGTACAAGCATGGTCTCGGTTAAAACGGCTGGCGAAGTTGAAAAAACTTTAATCTTGTAATTGTTGGCTTGCGCCACATTGGTAGGAATAGAACAGGCAATAGAGGAGGCTGTAGTAGCCATTAATGACCCAATGGTATCAGCCTTGGCAAAAAAGCCGTTGCTGTCGCTCAACAATACATAAAAAGTGTTGTCGCTATTAAAAGTGAGTGCACTGGAGAAACTTACGTTCAGGCTAGTACCACTACAAAGCGAAGATGCCGAAGTTTGAACATTAGTAATATTCAGCACCGCATCGCGCGACCATAGCGAAGAGCCTTGTGTAGCTGCATATAATTTTCCATTATCTTCACGAATATCTGAAATTGCTCCCAAATCATTTTTAAACCCATCATTATAGTTTTGCCAATGGGCTCCGTCATCTATCGATATCCTATCGCCACTAATCAGGTTGCCTTGATAATAGATTATTTCTCTGGTACCCGAGTATTGCAGGTTAACAAGTTGCCATGCCGAATCAGTCAATAGCTTGCTGTGTATAAATCCAAGTTCGCAAAGCCAAACACGATTTCCATTAGCAAGTAATTTTCGCTGAAAGTAAGGTGAAACAATTCCGGCATTATCTAGGGTCCAACTTTGACCTGCATTCGTGCTGCGATAAACATCATCGCTCTGTGTTGTAAACCATGTAGTGCCAATGTTTATAAGATCATCATAAGTAACATTTGCCGGCAGGCCATTATTAGCGTTGGTCCAAGTGATGGCATCTGTCGATTTCCATATGCCATTGTTGGTGGTCATGTATAATTCGCTACCCCAATTCATAAATTTTTTGGTAATACCACCCGTCAAACTAAAAGACATAGCATAGGGGCCCATAGCAGTTGGCGATCTATAAATTGTACCAAATCCACCTGCAATGTATTCATTATTGAAATAGGCAAAATCCAAAATAACATCGTTGTTCGAATTATTGGTAGCTGCCCAATTGACACCATTATTGGTTGATGCATAAATTCCAGCTTGGCTCGAGAGACTTGCCAGAAAATCGTTTCCACGTTTGAATATTTTTTGGATGATGGTATTGGTTATTCCGGTAGATGATTTTGCAAAACTATTCACTCCTCCGCTCGATTTATAAATGCCTTCGATAATGCCAACAAAATAGCTTCCGTTATATTTGGTAAACGAGCGGCACAATACTTTTTGAGGGAGACCCGAATTTACAACCGTAGTCCAGGTGCCTCCACCAAATGGAGCTGCTGAAAGTTGCGAATCAAAAGCAATACAATAAATTGTATTGCCATCCACCAGAAAATTGAAAGTAGCAATTTGCCCAAACAGTCCATTAGAGGCTTGATTCCATGATTGTCCGCCATCCAATGAATTATAAATGTCGCTACCTGCCGATAGGTAAAGGGTATCATTACGTCCACCTAAGGCTAAGGCACTTACATTAAAGGCAATACCATTTGAAGCATTGTTCCAGGTAACACCTTCGTCAGTGGATTTTAAAAGGCAGTACTGCCAGTTGGTTAGCGCATATATGGCATTTCCTATCGATTCCAGTTTGGTTACATAGTAGTTGGTGCTAAACAGCGAAAATCCCGTGTTGGTCCAGTTTCCATTAAGCACATCTAATTTCCAGATTTCGCTAAGGCCACCTGGTGTAGACATGTTACCATACAATTTATTATTGTGTACACACAAATTTATCATGCCTGTATATTGAATAAGGCCATTGTTCATCGGATTCCAGGTATCGCCTTTATCGGTTGAATAATACACGGTATCATAGGTTGCTACAACAAGCGTATTATTCCAGTTAACAATATCGCGCACATGATTAGAGTTGAGGCCTGCTGTTTTTTCAATCCACGATTGGCCATTGTTTTGTGTGCGCCAAATACCACCTGCAGCCTGATTAAATTCGAATGCAGCAAAAAGATCGCCATCAACTTCCTGCAACTTGTTGCACATGCCACCATTGAGATCGCCATATAATTGCCATTGGGGTTGTGCCTGCGCAAAGTTGCTTAGTATAATGGCAACAATAATGAATGATAGTTTTTTAATATTCATTTAAATAAATTTTTTGAGTTGTGAAAGTAATACAATTTAACATGAATAAAATATGTTTTTGCAAGTGGTGAAGTAGAAGCAGGGGTATGTTCATTATTTATTTAGAAATGGTAAATGCGTTGTAAATGCTAGCAATGCATGGTTGGATAATAGCAGTCAATGGAATTATCTTTTTTTCCATCTTAATTATTAAGTATTCTTGCAGCCGATGACACTACAAGAATATAAAATATCCGAATTAGAAAAATTACCAATAGTTGCTCATGCTATTGCAGACAAACTAAAGGAGTATCCGGTAGTCGCATTTTATGGCGAAATGGGTGCTGGCAAAACCACACTCATCAAATTGATTTGTAATGAGCTTGGTGTAATGCAAGCAACGGCAAGTCCAACCTTTGCCATTGTAAATGAGTATGTGAGCGAATCGGGCAGGTTAATCTATCATTTCGATTGTTATCGGTTGAATTCGCATCGCGAATTTTATGACCTTGGCTACGAAGAATATTTTTATGGTCACGATATATGCCTTATCGAATGGCCCGAGAAAGTGGAAGGATTGCTGCCTCCACAACATTTAATTGTCAGAATTATTAAGGAGGGAGAAAGTCGAATTTTTAAACTTAGTACTTCTAACTAATTACAATGTTCTTAACCTTGTATTAGCAGCGACTTTATAAGCAGAACAACACAAATAGAACTTCGAATGATAAACGAAAAAAGACATTGCACAAAGCTGATTTACCCGCTAAACATTTTGAAGGAAAATGAATACTTTATAATCTAAAACAAAACCCAAAACACAGAACCCAAAACAAAACATCAAACCCAAAACACATAAAATTAAATAAAATTGAAACCATCCAATAAACAAATGACAAAGGAAGCCACCATAAAATTATTTGAAGAAACGCAAGTACGCACCATTTGGGATGTGGAGCAAGAGAAGTAGTATAGTTCCATTGTGGATGTGATAGAAAATGCTTACTGGAACTGACCGCCACCTCGAAAGTATTGGAGCGACCCTAAAGCCAATCTAAAAAAGGATGGTAGTGAGTTGTCCGAAAAAATCGGACAACTGAAAATGCAATCAGCCGATGGTAAATTATATCAGACCGATGTAGCAGATACCGAACAACTTTTTCGTTTAATACAATCCATTCCTTCGCCCAAAGCAGAACCATTTGAACGATGGTTGGCACACGTTGCATCAGAAAGGCTCGTTGAAATGCAAGACCCTAAACTATGCATAGACAGGGTATTAGAGTAATATCTGAAATTGAGCTATTCTAAAAGCCGGATAAACCAACGGCTAAAAAGTATTGAAATACGAAAAGAACTTATCGATGAATGGAAGAAAAGAGGCTTAAAAGAAGGACAGCAATTTGCTGCGCTTAGGAATATTATTACAAAGGCATGGAGTGACAAAACCACTACGCAGTATAAAGTCTTTAAGGGATAGAAAAAAGAGAACCTACGAGATAATATGACTAACACAGAATTAATTCTGAATATGCTGGCTGAAGCTTCTACCAAAGAAATCTCAGCTGCCTTTAACCCAATAGGTTTTGAAGAAAGCAAAAAGATAGCGAAACCAGGAGGCAATGTAGCTAAAGTAGCAAGGTTGGAATTGGAGTCAAAAACTGGAAAAAAAGTAGTAACGTCATTAAATGCAAAAGATGCTCTAAAGTCATTGCCTGCTAAGACCAAAACTCCAACTAAAAAAAAGGTAACAGTAGTAAATAAAAGTTAAGCGACTGCAAATAAATATTAAAAAGTATAGATGGTGATGAACATGCATATGGCAATTCACAATTGCAGAAAGAATTACCATAGAATAATATGTGTGAATAAAGCACGAACTTCGAGATGTGAGTTTAATTAATGACAATCAGTGAGTGAGAAAGAATGAGTTTTTTGTAAATAATCTCTCCAAGTTTGAAAACGCTTTTCTGCGATTTATTAAGAGTATAAATCAAGAGAAAAATCACACTTTTGAAAAGTAAAAATAACTATAGACAAGAAGGGCGGGAACTGCAAGTGGGATCAATTTGATTGCGGGTTCAGTGGTCAATAGAAGAGTAGTTCTGTAGATCCATTTTTGCTCAGGGTTTGCAATTTAATAATCTAAAAACGGCAAGCCATTTTTTAGGAGTCAACAAATCAACCAACTAAAGAAGCAGCAAAGACAGCATCTTGAATACTTGCTTTTTACTCTACATGATTATCATGCAAGTTGGTTTGAAGTTTATTTCTCCTCATTTTTTTGCTCTTTAACTGCCTCTTTCTTAATTTAAATTGAAATTATTTATCTTTATTTGCCACAGCAATTAAGATATTTGCAAGTGGTTCCGAATTATATTTGTTATGCTGAAAACAAGTTTCCTTTTTTTCTTATTATTCTTTACAAACGTACTTTTTGCTCAAACCATCATTACCGGTAAAGTAACTGATGAACTTACAAATGAACCACTGCCTTTTGTTGCGGTTGTATTTAAAGGGTCGCAGGCCGGTGTCAATACCGATTTTAATGGTGCTTATAGCATCAAAACAAATACCCCTTCCGACAGCTTATTATTCAGTATTGTAGGATATAAGCAAGTAGCCATGCCGGTTAAAAAAAATCAAACCCAGGTTATTAACGTATTAATGAAGGTAAATAGGGTAGAGTTGCTCGAGGTAGTAGTTAAAGCAGGAGAGAACCCTGCTGATATTATGCTTAAAAAAATAATTGAACGCAAAGACGCTAACAATAAACGTAATCTCGAATACTATCAATGCGAGGTATATAGCAAGCTCGAATTTGATATGACTAATATTCCTGACAAAGTTAAAAACTCCAGGGTGGTAAAACCATTTAGTTTCATTTTCGAAAAGATGGATTCATCAGAAAGCAATGAGAAACCTTTTCTTCCATTTTTTATCACTGAAAACCTCAGCGATTTTTATTTTAAAAACAGCCCTAAAACTACTCAGGAAGTAATTAAAGCAAGTAAAGTATCAGGGCTTGAGAATGCTACCGTAACGCAGTTTCTGGGAGATATGTACCAAAATATTAATGTATATAACAATTTTATTTATTTGTTTGGAAAAGATTTTATCAGTCCCATATCGGGATTTGGACAAGCCTATTACAAATATTACTTAACCGATAGTGCATCGTTGGATGGACGGTGGTGTTACAAGATGAAATTTAAGCCACGCAGAAAGCAAGAGCTCACCTTCACAGGAGATTTTTGGGTACACGATACCACATTCGCCATTAAGAAGATGACTATGCGCATTGCCGAAGATGCCAACATTAATTTTATCAACGATATGGCCATAGTGCAGGAATACACTTGCCTGCACGATACCTTGTGGATGCAAAGCCGCGATATTCTTGTAATAGATTTTGCAACCAAAGAAGATGGTCTGGGCATGATTGGCCGTAAGACAGGTTCGTATAAGAAGTATATTGTTAATCAAAAAATAGACGATAAAATTTTTACACCTGCCGAAAATATTCGTGTGCTCGAAGGCAGCGAGAAAAAAGGTGAAGTCTTTTGGAATGATGCGCGGCATGATAGTTTGAACGCACGCGAAAAGCAGATATATGCCATGGTAGACACTATAAAAAGCCTGCCTGCTTTTAAAACGTATGTAGACTTAATTACACTATTTGTTACCGGATACAAAGATTTTGGCGCATTAGAGTTTGGCCCCTACTTTACCTTTGCCAGTTTTAATACCTACGAAGGGTTTCGCCTGCGCTTGGGAGGCCGCACCAGCAATGAGATTAGCGAACGTCTGCAACTGGAGGGATATGTTGCATATGGTTTTAAAGATGAGGATTTTAAATTCGGTGGTGGCTTACGATATATTATTGATCGAAAACCTCGCACTACCATTGGACTCAACTATCGCGATGATATAAGACAATTGGGGCAAAGTGATAATGCTTTTCAGGACGATAATATTTTATCGTCTGTTTTCAGAAGATCGCCTGCTACCAAGCTAACCAAAATTATTACACAGAAAATTTATCTTGAACGCGAATGGTTTGATGGATTTAGTAATCGTATCTCATTTACAAAAAGCGAATTAAGTCCTATTGCGCCTCTAAGTTATGCTTACTATCCCATGAGCGATACGAATGCGGCACCACGCGAATTTCTTAATAGCTCGGAAGTAAGTTTTTATACACGATTTTATTATCGCGAAAAGTTTGTTGCCGGCAAAGTTGACCGCATTAGCATTGGGTCACGATGGCCTATTATTCAAGCTAATTATACAGTTGGACTAAAAGGAGTTCTTAATAGTGATTTTACTTACCATAAAGTAAGCATTCGGGTTACCGATGATATTTCGTTTAAACCCTTTGGATATACCTACATGATTGCAGAAGCAGGAAAAATTTTTGGGACCGTGCCTTATCCTTTGCTCCAAGTACATCAAGGAAACGAATCTTATTTTTATGATTATGCAGCCTACAACCTTATGAATTTTTATGAATTTGTAAGTGATGCCTATTTAAGCGTGATTGCTACCCATCACTTTAATGGAATATTTTTGGACAAATTCCCCCTGTTGCGAAAACTAAAATGGCGTGAGGTAGCCACCGCCCGCATTGTTTATGGAAGCCTTTCCGAAAAAAACAGGTTAATTTTAAAAGACCCGTCTGCATTTAGTTCACTCAAGAGTAAGCCATATTTTGAAACCGGGGTTGGCATAGAAAATATATTTAAAATTATTCGCATCGACTTCCTGTGGCGACAAACGTACATTAACAAAGAATACATTGCTAAGTATAAAGAGCGATTTGGAACATTGAGCAAAGCCCCAGCACAATTTGGTATTCGTGGTAGCTTGCAACTTACCTTTTAATAAACTGCACTTTTGTATTCTAATTAGGCCTTTGGTAAATAATGAATGAATTTGCCGCAACACATGATAAATTAATATAATTTTGGCACGATTAATTCTCCAGACCTTCTATTAAAAAAATCAAAGTATCGAATATGAAAAAAAGTCTTTTAGCCGCAATCTTAATGTTGGTATCGGTTATCACTTTTGCGCAGCAGGCAAGCACTTTGCCCCGTGTAAATGTAAAAAGCTTAAATGGCACAATTGTTACTACCGACAGCATCTCTAATGGCGACAAACCAATGATAGTTAGCTTCTGGGCAACCTGGTGCAAGCCTTGTGTAAATGAGCTTAATGCTATAAGCGAAGTATATACCGAGTGGCAGGAAAAAACAGGAGTTAAAGTTGTGGCTATCTCTATTGATGATGCCCGAACCATGAATAGTGTAAAACCATTTGTAAATGGTAAGGCATGGCCATACGAAGTTTACATTGATGCCAATAGCGATTTTAAACGTGCCCTTAATATTACGAATGTTCCCTTTACTCTGATACTGAATGGTAAGCGCGAAATTATTCATCAGCACACCAGTTATGTTCCCGGTGATGAATTAAAATTGTTAGAAGAGGTAATAAAACTATCGGCTAAAGAATAAGGCTTCAGCCTATAAATTTGTTGTGTGATATAGTTTGCAGAAGAAATGAAATTTTTAATTGCAGGGTTGGGAAATATTGGTGAAGAATACGAATACACCCGACACAACATTGGTTTTAGCATACTCGATAATTGGGCCATGCAGGATAGCCTCACCTTTAAAACGGACCGCCTCGCTATGGTTAGCGAAGCCAAATGGAAAGGCAAAACAGCAATCTTGATTAAACCAACTACATATATGAATCTGAGTGGCAAAGCAGTAAATTATTGGATGCAAACAGAGAGAATTTCAATTCAGAATTTGCTTGTAGTTACCGATGATTTAGCATTGCCATTTGGAACAATTCGCCTTAAAGGAAAGGGCAGCGATGGCGGACACAATGGATTGAAAGATATACAGGCCACCTTGAATACGGTTGATTATGCGCGATTGCGTTTCGGCATAGGAAGCGAATTTGCCAAAGGCCGGCAAGTAAATTATGTGCTGAGCAAATGGAACACCGAAGAACAAAAGGCATTAACCGAACGCATATCGACTGCCACCGATATCATAAAAAGTTTTATGGCTACAGGACTTGAACGTACTATGACCGCATACAATAAAAAATAATATTTCTATGAGCACTACCTCTTCAACCGATACTACAAAACCCGCAACTCCGCCTGCCAAAAAGAAAAGCTGGTGGAAATTAAAGTTGCTTCTGACTTTAGCTGTACTTGCCGCTATTGCCTATTTTATCCTCACCTTTACTTATAGCGAAGGCAGTCGCAGTGGAATACTTATAAAGATTTCGAACAAGGGCTATGTGTTTAAAACTTATGAAGGCGAATTAAATATTTCTGGTTTTGGTGATGATGGACAAGGAAGTTTATTGCCAAATAAGATTTGGGCGTTTTCGGTAAAAAACAAAGAGGTATATCAAAATTTGGAATCGTTTCAAGGTAAGAAAGTAGTATTATTCTATGACGAAGTGATTTACAATTTCCCCTGGCAAGGAGACACCAAATATTTTATTG
This window of the Bacteroidota bacterium genome carries:
- a CDS encoding aminoacyl-tRNA hydrolase, with product MKFLIAGLGNIGEEYEYTRHNIGFSILDNWAMQDSLTFKTDRLAMVSEAKWKGKTAILIKPTTYMNLSGKAVNYWMQTERISIQNLLVVTDDLALPFGTIRLKGKGSDGGHNGLKDIQATLNTVDYARLRFGIGSEFAKGRQVNYVLSKWNTEEQKALTERISTATDIIKSFMATGLERTMTAYNKK
- a CDS encoding TlpA family protein disulfide reductase, producing the protein MKKSLLAAILMLVSVITFAQQASTLPRVNVKSLNGTIVTTDSISNGDKPMIVSFWATWCKPCVNELNAISEVYTEWQEKTGVKVVAISIDDARTMNSVKPFVNGKAWPYEVYIDANSDFKRALNITNVPFTLILNGKREIIHQHTSYVPGDELKLLEEVIKLSAKE
- a CDS encoding 6-phosphogluconate dehydrogenase, with amino-acid sequence MLLTLAVLAAIAYFILTFTYSEGSRSGILIKISNKGYVFKTYEGELNISGFGDDGQGSLLPNKIWAFSVKNKEVYQNLESFQGKKVVLFYDEVIYNFPWQGDTKYFIDSVALESSIAN